A region of Streptomyces sp. NBC_01267 DNA encodes the following proteins:
- a CDS encoding DUF1844 domain-containing protein — MSDATPTPEEAPGFDSMTRDIADVPAVEVITTVAVHLMSSAAVNLGLAEDGEKHKDLDEARKLIQALAGLVTASATEISSFHAAPLRDGLKSLQLAFREASVVPDEPGQGPGEKYTGPVYG, encoded by the coding sequence ATGAGCGACGCGACCCCTACCCCCGAAGAAGCCCCCGGCTTCGACTCCATGACCCGCGACATCGCGGACGTCCCCGCGGTCGAGGTGATCACGACGGTCGCAGTGCATCTGATGAGCTCGGCAGCCGTCAACCTCGGCCTCGCCGAGGACGGCGAGAAGCACAAGGACCTGGACGAGGCGCGGAAGCTGATCCAGGCGCTGGCCGGACTGGTGACGGCCAGCGCCACGGAGATCAGCTCCTTCCACGCGGCTCCGCTGCGCGACGGCCTGAAGTCGCTCCAGTTGGCGTTCCGCGAGGCGTCGGTCGTACCCGACGAGCCCGGCCAGGGCCCCGGCGAGAAGTACACCGGGCCGGTCTACGGCTGA
- a CDS encoding MIP family channel protein — protein sequence METETRRIGAEFLGTLLLVFVAVGAAVLAAEYIGAFGIALTFGFTMLALSYSLGAISGCHINPAVTMGMLVAGRMKVRTAVEYWVAQLAGGIVGAALLFLLAKQVPGLKTHGLFGSNGYDSRSAVHLNLGGAFLVEVALTFVFVFVVLAVTHKVAVTGFDGLPIGLALGAVHLVGIPLTGTSVNPARSLGPAIFAGSPALSQVWLFIVAPLIGGALAALVHRFTHPAGFTGHDEESPSPAGGAPAGEALAGEAPAGPRGTLWPRRGSRPQS from the coding sequence ATGGAGACGGAGACGCGGAGGATAGGCGCGGAGTTCCTGGGAACTCTGCTGCTGGTGTTCGTCGCCGTGGGCGCCGCGGTTCTCGCCGCCGAGTACATCGGCGCCTTCGGTATCGCGCTCACCTTCGGATTCACCATGCTGGCGCTGTCCTACTCGCTGGGCGCGATCTCGGGCTGCCACATCAACCCGGCCGTGACGATGGGCATGCTGGTGGCCGGGCGGATGAAGGTGCGCACGGCGGTGGAGTACTGGGTGGCGCAGCTGGCCGGCGGCATCGTCGGCGCGGCGCTCCTCTTCCTGCTCGCCAAGCAGGTGCCGGGGCTCAAGACCCACGGGCTGTTCGGCAGCAACGGCTACGACAGCCGCTCGGCCGTGCACCTCAACCTGGGCGGCGCCTTCCTGGTGGAAGTGGCGCTCACCTTCGTGTTCGTCTTCGTCGTGCTGGCCGTCACGCACAAGGTGGCGGTCACGGGCTTCGACGGGCTCCCCATCGGCCTGGCGCTCGGCGCCGTCCACCTGGTCGGCATCCCGCTGACCGGCACCTCGGTGAACCCGGCGCGGAGTCTGGGTCCGGCCATCTTCGCCGGAAGTCCCGCGCTCTCCCAGGTGTGGCTGTTCATCGTCGCCCCGCTGATCGGCGGGGCGCTCGCGGCGCTCGTCCACCGGTTCACCCACCCCGCGGGATTCACCGGCCACGACGAGGAGTCCCCGTCCCCGGCGGGCGGGGCCCCGGCCGGGGAAGCCCTCGCCGGGGAGGCTCCGGCCGGTCCGCGCGGGACCCTGTGGCCCCGGCGCGGCTCCCGGCCGCAGTCGTAA
- a CDS encoding SseB family protein — protein sequence MALKNIPDPGFSEDDGTADPGLAAALAAWSQDRAAEPQVLEALKGARLLVPVVAILGEAETGEDGLRREKSSDMAVPTLQAGDRRALPAFTSTESLARWDPQARPVAVPLHQALQAAAHERADTLLLDLAGPVPYELTGPALLALAEGRTSADPLDDPAVVEAVRGVVAAHPGVLRAHLGPGRADGTLALVLTPGTEQAAAGAVATALAADEVLRARLVRGLDLALLPADAPAPNAPLFAR from the coding sequence GTGGCGCTCAAGAACATTCCGGACCCCGGATTCTCCGAAGACGACGGCACCGCCGACCCCGGGCTGGCCGCGGCGCTCGCCGCCTGGTCGCAGGACAGGGCGGCGGAGCCCCAGGTGCTGGAGGCCCTGAAGGGCGCCCGGCTGCTGGTCCCGGTCGTGGCGATCCTGGGGGAGGCGGAGACCGGCGAGGACGGGCTGCGCCGCGAGAAGTCCAGCGACATGGCGGTCCCCACGCTCCAGGCCGGTGACCGCAGGGCGCTCCCCGCCTTCACCTCGACCGAGTCGCTGGCCCGCTGGGACCCGCAGGCCCGGCCGGTCGCCGTACCGCTGCACCAGGCGCTCCAGGCCGCCGCCCACGAGCGGGCCGACACCCTGCTGCTCGACCTGGCGGGGCCCGTCCCGTACGAGCTGACGGGTCCGGCGCTGCTGGCCCTGGCCGAGGGCCGCACCAGCGCGGACCCGCTCGACGACCCGGCCGTCGTGGAAGCGGTACGGGGTGTGGTCGCCGCACATCCCGGCGTACTCCGCGCCCACCTCGGCCCCGGCCGGGCCGACGGCACGCTGGCCCTGGTGCTGACGCCGGGCACGGAGCAGGCGGCGGCGGGCGCCGTCGCGACGGCGCTGGCGGCCGACGAGGTGCTGCGGGCACGGCTGGTGCGCGGGCTGGATCTGGCACTGCTGCCGGCCGACGCGCCCGCGCCCAACGCCCCGCTCTTCGCGCGCTGA
- the mycP gene encoding type VII secretion-associated serine protease mycosin — protein MRRQGPTAVTAALAAAAFAVLPAAPARADSIRAQQWELDAMHTQQAWRTTKGKGITVAVLDTGVDATNPDLAGQVLPAKDLIGFGAGPGDRSWARHGTAMAGIIAGHGHGPDDSEGVLGIAPEARILPVRVILEGSDPAIKKARESRGGALADGIRWAADHHADVINLSLGDDSASARPEAGQDDAIQYALSKGAVVVASAGNGGEKGDHISYPAAYPGVIAVAAVDRYGTHASFSTRRWYATVSAPGVDVVIADPDHKYYEGWGTSAASAFVSGAVALVRAAHPDLTPAQIKKLLTDTARSAPRGGRDDAHGYGIIDPAAALRAAARKAPDSIRTDSAAYGRKYFGPGPESASGDDGPAGWLVPLAGSVGVLLLAAGVVLWRGGPGGAGRVRGAGFSRYRRRP, from the coding sequence ATGAGACGCCAAGGACCCACCGCAGTCACGGCCGCGCTGGCCGCCGCGGCCTTCGCCGTACTGCCCGCCGCACCCGCGCGCGCCGACTCCATCCGCGCCCAGCAGTGGGAACTGGACGCCATGCACACCCAGCAGGCCTGGCGGACGACCAAGGGCAAGGGCATCACGGTCGCCGTCCTGGACACCGGCGTCGACGCCACCAACCCCGACCTCGCGGGACAGGTACTGCCCGCCAAGGACCTGATCGGTTTCGGGGCGGGGCCCGGCGACCGGTCCTGGGCCCGGCACGGCACCGCCATGGCCGGGATCATCGCGGGCCACGGCCACGGCCCGGACGACAGCGAAGGCGTCCTGGGCATCGCCCCCGAGGCACGCATCCTGCCGGTCCGGGTCATCCTCGAAGGCAGCGACCCGGCCATCAAGAAGGCCCGTGAGTCCCGCGGCGGCGCCCTCGCCGACGGCATCCGCTGGGCGGCCGACCACCACGCCGACGTCATCAACCTCTCGCTCGGCGACGACAGCGCGTCCGCCCGCCCGGAAGCGGGCCAGGACGACGCCATCCAGTACGCCCTCTCCAAGGGCGCGGTCGTGGTCGCGTCGGCGGGCAACGGCGGGGAGAAGGGCGACCACATCTCCTACCCGGCCGCCTACCCGGGAGTGATCGCGGTGGCGGCCGTCGACCGGTACGGCACGCACGCCTCGTTCTCCACCCGCCGCTGGTACGCCACCGTGAGCGCCCCGGGGGTCGACGTGGTGATCGCCGACCCCGACCACAAGTACTACGAGGGCTGGGGCACCAGCGCCGCCTCGGCTTTCGTCTCCGGAGCGGTCGCGCTGGTACGCGCCGCGCACCCGGATCTGACCCCCGCCCAGATCAAGAAGCTGCTCACGGACACCGCCCGCAGCGCTCCCCGGGGCGGGCGCGACGACGCCCACGGCTACGGCATCATCGACCCGGCGGCAGCGCTCAGGGCTGCGGCGCGGAAGGCGCCCGACAGCATCCGTACGGACTCCGCCGCCTACGGGAGGAAGTACTTCGGCCCCGGCCCGGAATCCGCGTCCGGCGACGACGGTCCGGCGGGCTGGCTCGTGCCGCTCGCGGGCAGCGTGGGCGTACTGCTGCTGGCGGCCGGCGTGGTGCTGTGGCGCGGCGGTCCCGGCGGAGCGGGAAGGGTGCGCGGCGCGGGCTTCAGCCGTTATCGCCGACGGCCGTGA
- a CDS encoding amino acid deaminase/aldolase: MTPRAADRTRYDRATAHLDAPLAIVDVEAFDANADDLVRRAAGKPIRVASKSVRCRALLDRVLERDGFAGLMSFTLAESLWLARSGFDDVLLAYPSADRAGYAELAADPKLAAAVTVMVDDPAQLTLIDAARAGGREEIRVCLELDTSLRMLGGRVRVGALRSPLREPAQLAELARSVARRPGFRLVGLMAYEGHVAGVGDSLAGRPLRSRAIRLMQSAARRELAARRAAVVRAVRAVAPDLEFVNGGGTGSVQHTAAEDAVTEIAAGSGLYVPRLFDNYTSFTGRPAALFALPVVRRPGVGVVTVLGGGYPASGAAGADRLPVPYLPEGLRYDAQEGPGEVQTPLLGSPADDLLIGDKVWFRHAKAGELCERFDALQLVEGDRVSATVPTYRGEGHTFL; the protein is encoded by the coding sequence ATGACGCCCCGTGCTGCAGACCGGACCCGGTACGACCGGGCAACCGCACATCTCGACGCCCCGCTGGCGATCGTCGACGTCGAGGCCTTCGACGCGAATGCCGACGATCTGGTACGCCGCGCCGCAGGCAAACCGATCCGGGTGGCCAGCAAGTCCGTACGCTGCCGGGCCCTCCTCGACCGGGTGTTGGAGCGGGACGGTTTCGCCGGGCTGATGTCCTTCACGCTGGCCGAGTCGCTGTGGCTGGCCCGCTCCGGCTTCGACGACGTCCTGCTCGCCTACCCGTCGGCCGACCGTGCCGGATACGCCGAGCTCGCGGCCGATCCGAAACTCGCCGCCGCCGTGACGGTGATGGTCGACGACCCGGCGCAGCTGACACTGATCGACGCGGCGCGGGCGGGCGGCCGTGAGGAGATCCGGGTCTGTCTGGAACTGGACACCTCGCTGCGCATGCTCGGCGGGCGGGTGCGGGTCGGGGCACTCAGGTCCCCGCTGCGCGAACCCGCCCAACTCGCCGAGCTGGCACGGTCGGTGGCGCGCCGTCCCGGGTTCCGGCTGGTGGGCCTGATGGCGTACGAGGGCCATGTGGCCGGGGTCGGTGACTCGCTCGCGGGACGGCCGCTGCGCTCCCGGGCGATCCGGCTGATGCAGTCGGCGGCCCGCAGGGAACTGGCGGCCCGGCGTGCGGCCGTGGTGCGCGCGGTGCGGGCGGTGGCGCCGGACCTGGAGTTCGTCAACGGCGGCGGCACGGGAAGCGTCCAGCACACGGCGGCGGAGGACGCGGTGACCGAGATCGCCGCGGGTTCCGGGCTGTACGTGCCGCGCCTCTTCGACAACTACACGTCGTTCACCGGCCGTCCGGCGGCGCTCTTCGCACTGCCTGTCGTACGGCGGCCGGGCGTCGGCGTGGTGACGGTACTCGGCGGCGGCTATCCCGCTTCGGGGGCGGCGGGAGCGGACCGGCTGCCCGTTCCGTATCTCCCCGAGGGGCTGCGTTACGACGCGCAGGAGGGCCCCGGTGAGGTGCAGACCCCGCTGCTCGGCTCCCCGGCCGACGATCTGCTCATCGGCGACAAGGTGTGGTTCCGGCACGCGAAGGCCGGGGAGCTGTGCGAGCGCTTCGACGCCCTTCAGCTGGTGGAGGGCGACCGGGTGAGTGCGACGGTGCCGACGTACCGCGGCGAGGGCCACACCTTCCTGTAG
- a CDS encoding DUF2510 domain-containing protein, with amino-acid sequence MTSSTPPGWYPDAGLPATERWWDGTAWTAHTRPRDLAPQQFGPPPAPAPPVPPRGGSGPRTAVLAAVGAVLVAAVVAGAVVVGRGGGDDRPRTATSGPARTPTSDASDGSDGKGTPTSSAPPAADPSLLVDELDGITLPVPDGWEKPSSTVEDVTTMRTEHSYDCPGDSASFCYHATVTSRTATQTELTSAEAVAKADIKDAANSSYDRDLVGNRNYDGITSHTQLASKSLSVAGRTGYLVRWRVRTSAGPGGYVETVAFPSPLGTESMVVVRLAFDAGAAGPPLGTMDTITRGIRPIGDATSGGVGSSIGR; translated from the coding sequence ATGACCTCTTCGACCCCGCCCGGCTGGTACCCGGACGCCGGCCTGCCCGCCACCGAACGGTGGTGGGACGGCACGGCCTGGACCGCGCACACCCGCCCGCGGGACCTGGCGCCGCAGCAGTTCGGACCGCCGCCGGCGCCCGCCCCGCCCGTACCCCCGCGGGGCGGCAGCGGTCCACGGACCGCCGTACTGGCCGCCGTCGGGGCCGTCCTGGTCGCCGCGGTCGTGGCCGGGGCGGTGGTCGTGGGCCGGGGCGGCGGGGACGACCGGCCGAGGACCGCGACCAGCGGTCCCGCCCGTACCCCCACGTCCGACGCGTCCGACGGGTCCGACGGCAAGGGCACCCCGACGAGCAGCGCGCCGCCGGCTGCCGACCCCTCGCTGCTCGTCGACGAACTCGACGGCATCACGCTGCCGGTCCCGGACGGCTGGGAGAAGCCGTCGAGCACGGTCGAGGACGTGACGACCATGCGGACCGAGCACTCCTACGACTGCCCCGGCGACTCGGCCTCGTTCTGCTATCACGCCACGGTGACCTCGCGTACCGCCACGCAGACCGAACTCACCTCCGCCGAGGCCGTCGCCAAGGCGGACATCAAGGACGCCGCCAACAGTTCGTACGACCGGGACCTCGTCGGAAACCGGAACTACGACGGCATCACCTCGCACACGCAGCTCGCGTCGAAGTCCCTGTCCGTCGCGGGCCGCACCGGCTATCTGGTGCGCTGGCGGGTCAGAACCAGTGCGGGGCCCGGCGGTTACGTCGAGACGGTCGCCTTCCCCTCGCCCCTCGGCACCGAATCGATGGTCGTCGTCCGCCTCGCCTTCGACGCCGGGGCGGCCGGACCGCCGCTCGGCACCATGGACACGATCACCCGCGGGATCCGTCCCATCGGGGACGCCACCAGCGGCGGTGTCGGCAGCAGCATCGGCCGGTGA
- a CDS encoding helical backbone metal receptor yields MRVVSLVPSLTETVAVSAPEVLAGATDWCSHPADLDVTRIGGTKNPDVRAIVRLRPDLVLANEEENRAVDLDALRASGLRVLVTEVRGLPQAFSELERVLAACGLGRPGWLDAARASWAGVVPYRRRTAIVPIWRRPWMVLGRDTFAGDLLARLGVHQVYAEHPERYPRIALGELTASGADLVVLPDEPYRFTADDGPEAFPGLPSALVSGRHLTWYGPSLAEAPAVLGAALR; encoded by the coding sequence ATGCGCGTCGTCTCGCTCGTCCCCTCCCTGACCGAGACCGTCGCCGTCAGTGCTCCCGAGGTTCTGGCCGGCGCGACCGACTGGTGCAGCCACCCCGCGGACCTGGACGTCACGCGGATCGGGGGCACCAAGAATCCAGATGTGCGGGCGATCGTCCGGCTGCGGCCCGACCTGGTGCTCGCCAACGAGGAGGAGAACCGGGCCGTCGACCTCGACGCGCTGCGGGCGTCCGGCCTGCGGGTCCTGGTCACCGAAGTGCGGGGCCTGCCCCAGGCGTTCAGCGAACTGGAGCGGGTGCTCGCGGCCTGCGGTCTCGGCCGTCCCGGCTGGCTCGACGCGGCGCGGGCCTCCTGGGCCGGGGTCGTCCCGTACCGGCGCCGCACCGCGATCGTGCCGATCTGGCGCAGGCCCTGGATGGTCCTCGGCAGGGACACCTTCGCCGGGGATCTGCTGGCCAGGCTCGGGGTGCACCAGGTGTACGCGGAGCACCCCGAGCGGTATCCGAGGATCGCCCTCGGCGAGCTGACGGCCTCGGGCGCCGATCTCGTCGTCCTGCCCGACGAGCCCTACCGCTTCACCGCCGACGACGGCCCCGAAGCCTTCCCCGGTCTCCCCTCGGCGCTCGTCAGCGGGCGCCATCTCACCTGGTACGGGCCCTCGTTGGCCGAGGCCCCCGCGGTGCTGGGAGCGGCGCTCCGCTGA
- a CDS encoding helix-turn-helix domain-containing protein, which yields MDKDEKETLRVGAAVRRRRRALGLTLAKVSARSGLSVPFLSQIENERARPSVRSLQRVAEALESTAKELLADSDAARTVDIVRAVTAPGAVPDPEPQIRPLVRGHHQLHAMEFTGEQDTGREFQHRNDEVLYVAEGAADVEAEGRAYRLERGDTLFLSGGVRHRWRATAPETRIVVVAVAEHVDATAEQRY from the coding sequence ATGGACAAGGACGAGAAGGAAACACTCCGGGTGGGCGCCGCGGTTCGCAGGCGCCGCCGTGCTCTGGGGCTCACCCTCGCCAAGGTCTCGGCGCGCAGCGGACTCTCCGTGCCCTTCCTCAGCCAGATCGAGAACGAGCGGGCCCGGCCGAGCGTGCGCTCGCTCCAGCGGGTCGCCGAGGCACTGGAGTCCACGGCGAAGGAACTGCTCGCCGACTCCGACGCGGCCCGCACCGTCGACATCGTCCGCGCGGTGACCGCCCCCGGGGCCGTGCCGGATCCCGAGCCGCAGATCCGGCCGCTGGTGCGCGGACACCACCAGTTGCACGCCATGGAGTTCACCGGCGAGCAGGACACCGGGCGGGAGTTCCAGCACCGCAACGACGAGGTGCTGTACGTCGCCGAGGGCGCGGCCGACGTGGAGGCCGAAGGGCGGGCCTACCGCCTGGAGCGCGGCGACACCCTGTTCCTGTCGGGCGGCGTGCGTCACCGCTGGCGTGCCACCGCCCCCGAGACCCGGATCGTGGTCGTCGCCGTGGCCGAACACGTCGACGCGACCGCCGAACAGCGGTACTGA
- a CDS encoding ABC transporter permease/substrate binding protein: MPRFHFGNGVESLVHWFQNHVGWLFDFINSVLTHLYDGVNTVLSGGEPLLMAGIFTVLAFWLRGLLPAVLTFVGFALIDSLALWDEAMATLSLVIVAAVITIVIAVPLGIWAARNKRVGATVRPVLDVMQTMPAFVYLIPGVMFFGVGVTPGVIATIVFAMPPGVRMTELGIRQVDGELVEAAEAFGTAPRDILRRVQLPLALPTIMAGVNQVIMLALSMVVIGGMAGAGGLGEKVYGAITQLQVGLAAESGVAVVILAIYLDRMTGALNQRVSPLGRRAAAKAQAMAQRWSFTHYRPGTTVAVIGVVILGLVAGGMNLGSSSDSKSSSQASTDVGKGKKINMGYIPWDEGIASTFLWKELLEERGYTTDVKQLDAGPLYSGVARGDIDFQTDSWLPTTHADYWNKYKSQLEDMGQWYGPTSLELTVPSYVKGIKSLADLKGKGKEFKGKIIGIESSAGMMGTLNKSVLKAYGLEGEYKVVSSSTSSMLAQLDRSIKKKEPVVVTLWSPHWAYGKYDLTKLKDPKGAWGKGDLIHTVAHKGFDKKDPTVAKWLKDFKLTEKQLTGLENAIQGAGEGHEQDGVRTWLKQNPGVVDKLAPVPGGTHTQQGKDAGKSVNLGFFPWDEAIASTYLWDNILEDRGYKPSVKQLDPGPLYTALAQGQMDVQFDSWLPTTHQQYWDRYKDNLTDIGSWYGPTSLELSVPSYVKGVTSLADLKGKGKEFNGKIIGIESSAGEMGLLNKKVLKAYGLQGEYKVVSSSTSSMLAQLDRSIKKKEPVVVVLWSPHWAYGKYDLTKLKDPKGAWGKSDSIHTVARKDFGKDLPELNGWLEKFKLSEDQLNSLEVAIQDGGPGNEKKSARTWLTAHPEMEDQLAPVGG, encoded by the coding sequence GTGCCTAGGTTCCATTTCGGCAACGGGGTCGAAAGCCTCGTCCACTGGTTCCAGAACCACGTGGGCTGGCTCTTCGACTTCATCAACAGTGTGCTCACGCACCTGTACGACGGTGTCAACACCGTACTGAGCGGCGGTGAACCCCTGCTGATGGCGGGCATCTTCACCGTCCTCGCCTTCTGGCTGCGCGGTCTGCTGCCCGCGGTGCTCACCTTCGTCGGCTTCGCCCTGATCGACTCACTTGCCCTGTGGGACGAGGCGATGGCCACGCTGTCACTGGTGATCGTCGCGGCGGTCATCACGATCGTGATCGCGGTACCGCTGGGCATCTGGGCGGCGCGCAACAAGAGGGTCGGGGCCACGGTCCGCCCGGTGCTCGACGTCATGCAGACGATGCCCGCCTTCGTCTACCTGATCCCGGGCGTCATGTTCTTCGGCGTCGGGGTCACTCCCGGCGTGATCGCCACGATCGTCTTCGCCATGCCCCCGGGCGTACGGATGACCGAGCTCGGCATCCGGCAGGTGGACGGCGAACTGGTCGAGGCGGCCGAGGCGTTCGGCACCGCCCCGCGCGACATCCTGCGACGCGTGCAGCTTCCCCTCGCCCTGCCGACGATCATGGCCGGTGTCAACCAGGTCATCATGCTGGCGCTGTCGATGGTGGTCATCGGCGGTATGGCCGGTGCGGGCGGTCTCGGTGAGAAGGTCTACGGCGCCATCACCCAGCTCCAGGTCGGTCTCGCCGCCGAGAGCGGTGTGGCCGTGGTCATCCTGGCCATCTACCTGGACCGGATGACCGGAGCCCTCAACCAGCGGGTCTCCCCGCTCGGCCGCCGAGCCGCCGCCAAGGCGCAGGCCATGGCGCAGCGGTGGAGCTTCACGCACTACCGGCCCGGCACCACGGTCGCCGTGATCGGCGTCGTGATCCTCGGGCTCGTCGCGGGCGGCATGAACCTCGGTTCGTCCTCCGACAGCAAGAGCTCGTCACAGGCGAGCACGGACGTCGGCAAGGGCAAGAAGATCAACATGGGCTACATCCCCTGGGACGAGGGCATCGCCTCCACGTTCCTGTGGAAGGAGCTCCTGGAGGAGCGCGGCTACACGACCGACGTCAAGCAGCTCGACGCCGGCCCGCTCTACTCCGGGGTGGCCCGCGGTGACATCGACTTCCAGACCGACTCCTGGCTGCCGACGACCCACGCGGACTACTGGAACAAGTACAAGTCGCAGCTGGAGGACATGGGCCAGTGGTACGGGCCGACGTCGCTGGAGCTGACGGTGCCCTCGTACGTGAAGGGCATCAAGTCCCTCGCCGATCTCAAGGGCAAGGGCAAGGAGTTCAAGGGCAAGATCATCGGCATCGAGTCCAGCGCAGGAATGATGGGCACCCTCAACAAGAGTGTCCTGAAGGCGTACGGGCTGGAGGGCGAGTACAAGGTCGTCTCGTCGAGCACCTCGTCGATGCTGGCCCAGCTGGACCGCTCCATCAAGAAGAAGGAGCCGGTGGTCGTCACGCTGTGGTCGCCGCACTGGGCGTACGGCAAGTACGACCTGACGAAGCTCAAGGACCCGAAGGGCGCCTGGGGCAAGGGCGACCTGATCCACACCGTCGCGCACAAGGGCTTCGACAAGAAGGACCCGACGGTCGCCAAGTGGCTGAAGGACTTCAAGCTCACCGAGAAGCAGCTCACCGGCCTGGAGAACGCCATCCAGGGGGCCGGTGAAGGCCACGAGCAGGACGGCGTGCGCACCTGGCTGAAGCAGAACCCCGGTGTGGTCGACAAGCTCGCCCCCGTCCCGGGCGGCACGCACACCCAGCAGGGCAAGGACGCGGGCAAGTCCGTCAACCTCGGGTTCTTCCCGTGGGACGAGGCCATCGCGAGCACGTATCTCTGGGACAACATCCTGGAGGACCGCGGGTACAAGCCCAGCGTCAAGCAGCTCGACCCGGGCCCGTTGTACACCGCGCTCGCGCAGGGCCAGATGGATGTCCAGTTCGACTCCTGGCTGCCCACGACGCACCAGCAGTACTGGGACAGATACAAGGACAACCTCACCGACATCGGGTCCTGGTACGGGCCCACGTCGCTGGAGCTGTCCGTGCCCTCGTACGTGAAGGGCGTCACGTCCCTCGCGGATCTGAAGGGCAAGGGCAAGGAGTTCAACGGCAAGATCATCGGCATCGAGTCCAGCGCCGGTGAAATGGGCCTGCTGAACAAGAAGGTGCTCAAGGCCTACGGGCTGCAGGGCGAGTACAAGGTCGTCTCGTCGAGCACCTCGTCGATGCTGGCCCAGCTGGACCGCTCCATCAAGAAGAAGGAGCCGGTGGTCGTCGTGCTGTGGTCGCCGCACTGGGCGTACGGCAAGTACGACCTGACGAAGCTCAAGGACCCGAAGGGCGCCTGGGGCAAGAGCGACTCGATCCACACCGTCGCCCGCAAGGACTTCGGCAAGGATCTGCCCGAACTGAACGGCTGGCTGGAGAAGTTCAAGCTCAGCGAGGACCAGCTCAACTCCCTCGAAGTGGCGATCCAGGACGGCGGTCCGGGCAACGAGAAGAAGTCCGCCCGCACATGGCTGACCGCACACCCCGAGATGGAGGACCAGCTGGCCCCCGTCGGCGGCTGA
- a CDS encoding quaternary amine ABC transporter ATP-binding protein → MSRLQADRLYKVFGRRPDEAVRKLENGTGRDELRGEGTTAAVIDASFTVEPGQIFVVMGLSGSGKSTLLRMLNGLLEPTSGRVLFDGEDLTALSDRELRAVRSKKISMVFQHFALFPHRSVLENAGYGLEVQGVPRAEREKRAAEALELTGLAGWENSWPDELSGGMQQRVGLARALATDADLLLMDESFSALDPLIRRDMQDQLLELQKRLKKTIVFITHDLNEAMRLGDGIAVMRDGEIVQLGTAEDILITPANDYVASFTKDVDRTRVLTAAAMMTDTHRPDAAECGCETVTPDTTFADLCGVSARVPHPVAVKNAQGKVVGVVPQSRLIGFLGEYAEAPLACDAAPENKAVASA, encoded by the coding sequence GTGTCCAGGCTGCAAGCCGACCGCTTGTACAAAGTGTTCGGCAGACGACCCGATGAAGCCGTGCGGAAACTCGAGAACGGCACCGGCCGCGATGAGCTGCGCGGTGAAGGGACGACTGCTGCGGTGATCGACGCATCCTTCACCGTCGAACCGGGCCAGATCTTCGTCGTGATGGGGCTCTCCGGATCCGGCAAGTCCACGTTGCTGCGCATGCTCAACGGGCTGCTGGAGCCGACCTCCGGCCGGGTGCTCTTCGACGGTGAGGACCTGACCGCGCTGAGCGACCGCGAGCTGCGGGCGGTGCGTTCGAAGAAGATCAGCATGGTCTTCCAGCACTTCGCGCTCTTCCCGCACCGCAGTGTGCTGGAGAACGCGGGCTACGGCCTCGAAGTACAGGGAGTGCCTCGCGCGGAACGCGAGAAGCGGGCGGCCGAGGCCCTGGAACTGACGGGTCTCGCCGGCTGGGAGAACTCCTGGCCCGACGAGCTGTCCGGCGGTATGCAGCAGCGCGTGGGTCTGGCCCGTGCGCTCGCCACCGACGCGGACCTGCTGCTGATGGACGAGTCCTTCAGCGCGCTCGACCCGCTGATCCGCCGTGACATGCAGGACCAGCTGCTCGAACTCCAGAAGCGGCTGAAGAAGACCATCGTCTTCATCACCCACGACCTCAACGAGGCCATGCGTCTCGGCGACGGCATCGCGGTCATGCGGGACGGTGAGATCGTCCAGCTCGGCACCGCCGAGGACATCCTCATCACGCCAGCCAACGACTACGTCGCCTCGTTCACCAAGGACGTGGACCGCACCCGGGTCCTCACCGCCGCGGCGATGATGACCGACACCCACCGCCCCGACGCGGCGGAGTGCGGCTGCGAGACGGTCACCCCCGACACGACCTTCGCCGACCTGTGCGGCGTGAGCGCGCGCGTACCGCACCCGGTGGCCGTGAAGAACGCCCAGGGCAAGGTCGTCGGAGTCGTCCCCCAGTCCCGGCTCATAGGCTTCCTCGGCGAATACGCCGAGGCCCCCCTGGCTTGCGACGCAGCTCCCGAGAACAAGGCGGTCGCAAGTGCCTAG